In Streptomyces seoulensis, the following are encoded in one genomic region:
- a CDS encoding O-acetyl-ADP-ribose deacetylase gives MTTIRLVQGDITEQRVDAIVNAANSSLLGGGGVDGAIHRRGGPAILAACRALRASRLGGGLPTGEAVATTAGDLPASWVIHTVGPVWQGPGSDPAPLASCYRESLRVADELEARTVAFPAISTGVYRWPVEEAVRVAVATVRTAETGVEEVRFVLFDGGTFGVFAGVVG, from the coding sequence ATGACCACGATCAGGCTTGTCCAGGGCGACATCACCGAGCAGCGCGTAGACGCCATCGTCAACGCGGCGAACTCGTCCTTGCTGGGCGGGGGAGGGGTGGACGGCGCGATCCACCGCCGGGGCGGCCCGGCGATCCTCGCGGCCTGCCGCGCCCTCCGCGCCTCCCGCCTCGGCGGGGGCCTCCCCACGGGCGAGGCGGTCGCCACGACGGCGGGGGATCTCCCGGCATCGTGGGTCATCCACACGGTGGGTCCTGTTTGGCAGGGACCCGGCTCCGACCCGGCGCCGCTGGCGTCCTGCTACCGGGAGTCGCTGCGGGTGGCGGACGAGCTGGAGGCACGGACGGTCGCGTTCCCCGCGATCTCGACGGGCGTCTACCGGTGGCCGGTGGAGGAGGCGGTGCGGGTCGCGGTGGCGACGGTGCGGACTGCTGAGACGGGGGTGGAGGAGGTGCGGTTCGTGTTGTTCGACGGGGGGACGTTCGGGGTATTTGCGGGGGTGGTGGGGTGA
- a CDS encoding methylenetetrahydrofolate reductase, with the protein MERVLGVSGTLLDGVSLEMTGKDVPRLEEARDALDGGTRINVTYLAGEDAGMRLAAARAVRGHGFVPVPHLSARRLPSRAELERFLAGLAEADAIENVFVVGGDPARPEGPYEDALSVIRSGLLQRHGTRHVGICGYPEGHPAIGDDALWSALTGKAAALAEAGLGGEVITQFGFDADAVLSWLEALRARGVHLPVRVGVPGPAGVRRLLGYATRFGVGTGATVARKYGLSLTNLMGTAGPERLLDDLAGGYDPARHGTVRLHFYTFGGLRTTAEWITRYRTGRS; encoded by the coding sequence ATGGAGAGGGTTCTCGGGGTGTCCGGGACGCTGCTCGACGGTGTCTCCCTGGAGATGACCGGGAAGGACGTGCCCCGGCTGGAGGAGGCGCGGGACGCGCTGGACGGCGGGACCCGGATCAACGTCACCTACCTCGCCGGCGAGGACGCCGGGATGCGGCTCGCGGCCGCGCGGGCGGTGCGGGGGCACGGGTTCGTGCCGGTGCCGCACCTGTCGGCCCGGCGGCTGCCCTCCCGCGCCGAGCTGGAACGTTTCCTCGCCGGGCTCGCCGAGGCGGACGCCATCGAGAACGTCTTCGTGGTCGGCGGCGACCCCGCCCGCCCCGAGGGCCCGTACGAGGACGCGCTCTCCGTGATCCGCAGCGGGCTGCTCCAGCGGCACGGGACACGGCACGTCGGCATCTGCGGTTACCCGGAGGGGCACCCGGCGATCGGCGACGACGCGCTGTGGTCCGCGCTCACCGGCAAGGCGGCCGCGCTCGCGGAGGCGGGGCTCGGCGGCGAGGTCATCACCCAGTTCGGCTTCGACGCCGACGCCGTCCTCAGCTGGCTGGAGGCCCTGCGCGCACGCGGGGTGCACCTCCCGGTACGGGTCGGCGTACCCGGCCCGGCGGGCGTGCGGCGGCTGCTCGGGTACGCGACGCGGTTCGGGGTCGGCACGGGAGCCACGGTCGCCCGCAAGTACGGTCTCTCGCTGACCAACCTCATGGGCACGGCCGGTCCCGAGCGCCTCCTCGACGACCTGGCCGGCGGCTACGACCCGGCCCGCCACGGCACCGTCAGGCTGCACTTCTACACCTTCGGCGGGCTCCGGACGACCGCCGAGTGGATCACCCGGTACCGGACGGGACGTAGCTGA
- a CDS encoding gamma-glutamyltransferase family protein, with product MFTTRPTLQGTFGMVSSTHWLASQSAMAVLEDGGNAFDAAVAGAFVLHVVEPHLNGPAGEVPILLAPVGGEVQVLCGQGVAPAGATVAHYRGLGLDLVPGTGPLAAAVPGAFDAWLLLLRDHGTKPLDEVLKYAIGYAEHGHPPVENVTATVESVRELFETEWTGSAEVYLPGGHAPRPGEPLHNPALAATWKRLLAETSGTGDREARIDAARAVWRTGFIAEALLRQSRRPTLDSSGSRNTGTLTEADLADWTATYEAPATYDWNGWTLCKAGAWSQGPVLLQQLALLPADLPGYGSADYVHLLIEGCKLAMADREAWYGDADEVPLTELLSAEYNTGRRELIGADASWELRPGSPGGRTPRLPRLAHARVPGDALGVGEPTVAMAAEPSVSADGTTRGDTCHLDVVDRWGNMIAATPSGGWLQSNPVVPELGFPLGTRLQMTWLEEGLPNTLTPGRRPRTTLSPSLALRDGVPVLAFGTPGGDQQDQWQTHFFLAAALSAPVRGGLDLQGAIDAPNWHNDGFPSSFYPRGWRAGSVTVESRMPQEVVAELRRRGHDVTVGAAWSEGRLCAVARDPATGVLSGAANPRGMQGYAVGR from the coding sequence ATGTTCACCACCCGTCCCACCCTCCAGGGCACCTTCGGCATGGTGTCCAGCACCCACTGGCTGGCCTCCCAGTCGGCCATGGCGGTGCTGGAGGACGGCGGCAACGCCTTCGACGCGGCCGTGGCCGGCGCGTTCGTGCTGCACGTCGTCGAGCCCCACCTGAACGGCCCGGCGGGCGAGGTCCCGATCCTGCTCGCCCCGGTGGGCGGCGAGGTCCAGGTGCTGTGCGGGCAGGGCGTCGCCCCGGCGGGCGCCACCGTCGCGCACTACCGGGGCCTCGGACTGGACCTCGTCCCCGGCACCGGCCCCCTCGCGGCCGCCGTCCCCGGGGCCTTCGACGCCTGGTTGCTGCTTCTGCGCGACCACGGAACCAAACCTCTGGACGAGGTGCTGAAGTACGCCATCGGCTACGCCGAGCACGGCCACCCGCCGGTCGAGAACGTCACCGCGACCGTGGAGAGCGTCCGCGAGCTGTTCGAGACCGAGTGGACCGGCTCGGCCGAGGTGTACCTGCCCGGCGGCCACGCACCCCGCCCCGGCGAGCCGCTGCACAACCCCGCCCTCGCCGCCACCTGGAAGCGCCTGCTGGCCGAGACCTCGGGCACGGGGGACCGGGAGGCCCGTATCGACGCCGCCCGCGCGGTGTGGCGTACGGGCTTCATCGCCGAGGCACTGCTCCGCCAGTCCCGCCGCCCCACGCTGGACTCCAGCGGCTCGCGCAACACCGGCACCCTCACCGAGGCCGACCTCGCGGACTGGACGGCGACCTACGAGGCTCCGGCCACGTACGACTGGAACGGCTGGACCCTCTGCAAGGCCGGCGCCTGGAGCCAGGGCCCGGTCCTCCTCCAGCAGCTCGCCCTCCTCCCGGCCGACCTCCCGGGGTACGGCAGCGCCGACTACGTCCACCTGCTGATCGAGGGCTGCAAGCTCGCCATGGCCGACCGCGAGGCGTGGTACGGCGACGCGGACGAGGTGCCGCTCACCGAGCTGCTGTCGGCGGAGTACAACACCGGGCGGCGGGAGCTGATCGGCGCCGACGCCTCCTGGGAGCTGCGGCCGGGGAGCCCCGGGGGGCGTACGCCCCGGCTGCCGAGGCTCGCCCACGCGCGCGTGCCGGGCGACGCCCTGGGGGTCGGGGAGCCGACCGTGGCCATGGCCGCCGAGCCCAGTGTGAGCGCCGACGGCACCACGCGCGGGGACACCTGCCATCTCGACGTGGTCGACCGCTGGGGCAACATGATCGCCGCCACGCCCAGCGGCGGCTGGCTCCAGTCCAACCCGGTCGTGCCCGAACTGGGCTTCCCGCTCGGCACCCGGCTTCAGATGACCTGGCTGGAGGAGGGCCTGCCGAACACCCTGACGCCGGGCCGCCGCCCCCGTACGACCCTCTCGCCGTCGCTCGCCCTGCGGGACGGCGTGCCGGTACTGGCCTTCGGCACGCCCGGCGGCGACCAGCAGGACCAGTGGCAGACCCACTTCTTCCTGGCGGCGGCCCTGAGCGCCCCGGTGCGGGGCGGTCTGGACCTCCAGGGCGCCATCGACGCCCCGAACTGGCACAACGACGGCTTCCCCAGTTCGTTCTACCCGCGCGGCTGGCGGGCGGGCAGCGTGACGGTGGAGTCCCGGATGCCTCAGGAGGTCGTCGCCGAGCTGCGGCGCCGGGGGCACGACGTGACCGTGGGTGCCGCCTGGTCGGAGGGGCGGCTGTGCGCGGTGGCCCGCGATCCGGCCACCGGGGTGCTGTCCGGCGCCGCGAATCCGCGGGGGATGCAGGGGTACGCGGTGGGCCGCTGA
- a CDS encoding phytoene desaturase family protein — translation MPSMLDAVVVGAGPNGLTAAVELARRGFSVAVFEARSTVGGGARTEELTLPGFRHDPCSAAHPLGVNSPAFRAMPLERYGLRWLHPELPMAHPFLDGSAAVLARSVAETAASFGPRDAGAYRRLITPFLHRWDTLLRDFMSLPLTALPRDPVTLARFGLAGLPPATALMSRFHDERFKALFSGLVAHTIAPLNGFATSAIGLVFALAAHARGWPVPLGGSQSISDALTAYLLDLGGAVHTDYEVKRLDDLPPARAYIFDTSPTALARIAGFGSYYDGYRYGPSVFKIDYALDGPVPWTAPEARTAGTVQLGANRTEIARALRAASREDRAPDPPFLITVQPSVADPTRAPEGKQVFWVYGHVPNNWQGDLTDGIERQLERFAPGFRDRVLARATAGPPELAARNANYVGGDIACGAVDGLQLLLRPRPTVFPYRTPHPAVFLCSSATPPGAGVHGMSGHNAAKDVWRRLRRR, via the coding sequence GTGCCGTCGATGCTGGACGCGGTCGTGGTGGGGGCGGGGCCGAACGGGCTGACCGCGGCCGTGGAGCTGGCCCGCCGGGGCTTCTCCGTGGCCGTCTTCGAGGCGCGGTCCACCGTGGGCGGCGGGGCCCGCACCGAGGAACTCACGCTGCCCGGCTTCCGGCACGACCCCTGCTCGGCCGCGCATCCCCTGGGCGTCAACTCGCCCGCGTTCCGCGCGATGCCGCTGGAGCGGTACGGGCTGCGGTGGCTGCACCCCGAGCTGCCGATGGCGCACCCGTTCCTGGACGGCAGCGCGGCGGTGCTGGCCCGCTCGGTCGCGGAGACGGCCGCGTCCTTCGGCCCGCGCGACGCGGGCGCGTACCGCAGGCTGATCACGCCGTTCCTGCACCGCTGGGACACCCTGCTGCGGGACTTCATGTCCCTGCCGCTGACCGCGCTGCCCCGCGACCCGGTCACCCTGGCCCGCTTCGGCCTGGCCGGCCTGCCGCCCGCGACGGCCCTGATGAGCCGCTTCCACGACGAGCGCTTCAAGGCCCTGTTCTCCGGCCTGGTCGCCCATACGATCGCCCCGCTGAACGGCTTCGCCACCAGCGCCATCGGCCTGGTCTTCGCCCTGGCCGCGCACGCGCGGGGCTGGCCGGTCCCGCTGGGCGGCTCCCAGTCGATCTCGGACGCGCTGACGGCGTACCTGCTCGACCTCGGCGGCGCGGTGCACACCGACTACGAGGTCAAGCGCCTGGACGACCTCCCCCCGGCCCGCGCCTACATCTTCGACACCTCACCCACCGCCCTGGCCCGCATCGCCGGCTTCGGCAGCTACTACGACGGCTACCGCTACGGCCCCAGCGTCTTCAAGATCGACTACGCCCTGGACGGCCCGGTTCCCTGGACCGCCCCCGAGGCCCGCACGGCCGGCACGGTCCAACTGGGCGCCAACCGCACCGAGATCGCCCGAGCCCTGCGCGCCGCGTCCCGCGAGGACCGCGCCCCGGACCCCCCGTTCCTGATCACCGTCCAGCCCAGCGTGGCCGACCCCACCCGCGCCCCGGAGGGCAAGCAGGTCTTCTGGGTCTACGGCCACGTCCCCAACAACTGGCAGGGCGATCTGACGGACGGGATCGAACGCCAACTGGAGCGCTTCGCCCCGGGTTTCCGCGACCGAGTCCTGGCCCGAGCCACAGCCGGCCCACCCGAGCTGGCGGCCCGCAACGCCAACTACGTCGGCGGCGACATCGCCTGCGGCGCGGTCGACGGCCTCCAGCTTTTGTTGCGCCCCCGCCCGACTGTGTTCCCGTATCGCACCCCGCATCCCGCCGTCTTCCTCTGCTCCTCCGCGACCCCGCCCGGCGCCGGGGTACACGGCATGTCCGGCCACAACGCGGCCAAGGACGTCTGGAGAAGGCTGAGGCGACGATGA
- a CDS encoding 5-carboxymethyl-2-hydroxymuconate Delta-isomerase, translating to MPHLVLEYSGNVRDAMDPATVFGRLHNTLAEAGGFRLQDFKSRTVPMDRFLIGDGSYEQSFVNLDIRTFAGKSVEARAAISEAALAVLAEFFPATLRETACDISVQVTGLDRASFARTRSGDQTNR from the coding sequence ATGCCTCACCTCGTACTCGAATACTCCGGCAACGTCCGGGACGCCATGGACCCGGCGACCGTGTTCGGCAGACTCCACAACACCCTTGCGGAGGCGGGCGGTTTCCGCCTCCAGGACTTCAAGAGCCGCACGGTCCCGATGGACCGGTTCCTCATCGGGGACGGCAGCTACGAGCAGTCCTTCGTGAACCTCGACATCCGGACGTTCGCGGGAAAGTCCGTCGAGGCCCGCGCGGCGATCAGCGAGGCGGCGCTCGCGGTACTGGCCGAGTTCTTCCCGGCCACCCTGCGCGAGACGGCCTGCGACATCTCCGTCCAGGTGACCGGGCTGGACCGCGCGAGCTTCGCCCGGACGCGATCCGGCGACCAGACCAATCGCTAG
- a CDS encoding DNA-3-methyladenine glycosylase 2 family protein, whose product MRNPTISTQDPSFDSLDREHRVHAVQSKDARFDGWFFTAVLTTRIYCRPSCPVVPPKAENMTFYPSAAACQRAGFRACKRCRPDATPGSPEWNHRADLVARAMRLIADGVVDREGVPGLAARLGYSARQIERQLLAELGAGPLSLARAQRAQTARLLIETTALPMAEVAFAAGFSSIRTFNDTVREVFALAPTDLRARAPHARAAGTAGTLALRLPFRAPLNPGNLFGHLAATAVPGVEEWRDGAYRRTLRLPYGHGIVALAPGDTHVGCRIALSDLRDLTVAISRCRRLLDLDADPVAVDERLRADPLFAPLVDAGPGRRVPRTVDEAEFAVRAVLGQQVSTAAARTHAARLVTAHGKPLDDPEGGLTHLFPDPDALAAVDPETLAMPRSRRATLTTLIAALADGTLNLGVEADRAGTRARLLELPGFGPWTADIIAMRALGDPDAFLPTDLGVRRAAESLGLPATPAALTARAEAWRPWRAYAVQYLWATDSHPINFLPA is encoded by the coding sequence ATGCGGAACCCGACCATCAGCACCCAGGACCCCTCCTTCGACTCCCTCGACCGGGAACACCGCGTGCACGCCGTCCAGTCCAAGGACGCCCGGTTCGACGGCTGGTTCTTCACCGCCGTGCTCACCACCCGCATCTACTGCCGCCCGAGCTGCCCGGTCGTGCCGCCCAAGGCCGAGAACATGACGTTCTACCCGAGCGCCGCCGCCTGCCAGCGCGCCGGGTTCCGCGCCTGCAAGCGCTGCCGGCCCGACGCCACCCCCGGCTCCCCGGAGTGGAACCACCGCGCCGACCTGGTCGCCCGCGCCATGCGGCTCATCGCCGACGGGGTCGTGGACCGGGAGGGCGTACCCGGACTCGCCGCCCGGCTCGGCTACTCCGCCCGGCAGATCGAGCGCCAGCTCCTCGCCGAACTCGGCGCCGGGCCCCTCTCCCTGGCCCGCGCCCAGCGCGCCCAGACCGCGCGGCTGCTGATCGAGACCACCGCGCTGCCCATGGCGGAGGTCGCCTTCGCCGCCGGGTTCTCCTCCATCCGCACCTTCAACGACACCGTCCGCGAGGTCTTCGCCCTCGCCCCGACCGACCTGCGCGCCCGCGCACCCCACGCCCGAGCCGCCGGAACCGCGGGCACGCTCGCCCTCCGGCTGCCGTTCCGCGCCCCGCTGAACCCCGGCAACCTCTTCGGCCACCTCGCCGCCACCGCCGTACCCGGCGTGGAGGAGTGGCGGGACGGCGCGTACCGGCGCACGCTGCGGCTGCCGTACGGGCACGGGATCGTCGCCCTCGCCCCCGGGGACACCCACGTCGGCTGCCGGATCGCCCTCAGCGACCTGCGCGACCTCACCGTGGCCATCAGCCGGTGCCGCAGGCTGCTCGACCTGGACGCCGACCCCGTCGCCGTCGACGAGCGGCTGCGTGCCGACCCGCTGTTCGCCCCGCTGGTGGACGCCGGGCCGGGGCGCCGGGTGCCACGCACGGTCGACGAGGCCGAGTTCGCCGTACGCGCCGTGCTCGGGCAGCAGGTGTCCACCGCCGCCGCCCGTACCCACGCGGCCCGGCTGGTCACCGCGCACGGCAAGCCGCTGGACGACCCCGAGGGCGGGCTCACCCACCTCTTCCCCGACCCCGACGCGCTGGCCGCCGTGGACCCGGAGACGCTCGCCATGCCGCGCAGCCGCCGCGCCACGCTGACCACGCTGATCGCCGCGCTCGCGGACGGCACCCTGAACCTGGGGGTCGAGGCCGACCGGGCCGGGACCCGCGCCCGGCTGCTGGAGCTGCCCGGCTTCGGCCCCTGGACCGCCGACATCATCGCCATGCGCGCCCTCGGCGACCCCGACGCCTTCCTCCCGACCGACCTCGGCGTCCGGCGCGCCGCCGAGTCCCTGGGGCTGCCCGCGACCCCGGCCGCGCTCACCGCCCGCGCGGAGGCGTGGCGCCCCTGGCGGGCGTACGCCGTGCAGTACCTGTGGGCGACCGACAGCCACCCGATCAACTTCCTCCCGGCCTGA
- a CDS encoding SDR family oxidoreductase, which yields MSAYADQRVLVVGGTSGVGLASAREFAAQGADTVIVSRNPQRIDEAVTALSGLAGPVTGQTLDIRSDDEVAKFAATAGAFDHVVVTAGETPMGRVDTLPLEEAYAAMDSKFWGAYRIARALRPTRSLTLVSGYLSQRPGRASALQSAINAALEALVRGLALETAPLRVNAVSPGLLRTPLWDGLDAAARDTMYSSAVQRLPLGRVGEASDVAEAVLFLAGNGYATGTTVFVDGGGMIA from the coding sequence ATGAGCGCATACGCGGACCAGCGCGTCCTTGTCGTCGGCGGCACCTCGGGGGTCGGCCTGGCCTCCGCCCGCGAGTTCGCGGCCCAGGGCGCGGACACGGTCATCGTCTCCCGCAACCCCCAGCGGATCGACGAGGCGGTGACGGCCCTCTCCGGCCTCGCCGGCCCGGTCACCGGCCAGACCCTCGACATCCGCTCCGACGACGAGGTGGCCAAGTTCGCCGCCACGGCGGGTGCCTTCGACCACGTGGTGGTCACGGCGGGCGAAACCCCGATGGGCCGCGTCGACACCCTCCCGCTGGAGGAGGCGTACGCCGCGATGGACAGCAAGTTCTGGGGCGCGTACCGCATCGCCCGCGCCCTCCGCCCCACCCGCTCCCTCACCCTCGTCTCCGGCTACCTCTCCCAACGCCCCGGCCGCGCCTCCGCCCTCCAGAGCGCGATCAACGCCGCGCTGGAGGCGCTGGTGCGGGGGCTGGCCCTTGAGACCGCGCCGCTTCGGGTGAACGCGGTCTCGCCGGGGCTCCTCCGTACGCCGCTGTGGGACGGGCTCGACGCTGCGGCCCGGGACACGATGTACTCCTCCGCCGTACAGCGGCTGCCGCTGGGGCGGGTGGGAGAGGCTTCGGATGTGGCGGAGGCGGTGCTCTTCTTGGCGGGGAACGGGTACGCGACGGGGACGACTGTGTTTGTGGATGGTGGGGGGATGATCGCCTGA
- a CDS encoding MFS transporter, producing MPQTSSHKTRPGLTLFAACLGFVVVILDVSVVNVATKALGTEFGGSLSGLEWVINGYTLTFAAFLLTAGAMGDRYDPKQIFMWGFALFAVTSLICGAAPTLVALIAARVLQGVGAAMIVPSSLSIVNTNFPDPHERTRAVSLWAAAGGLALALGPVVGGLLVDALGWRSIFFVNVPIAALGIVLVRAYARPAPARDVSVARSLDLPGQLLAVVGLGALTGAIVEANARGWTSATVLTCLVVFVLALAGFFAAERRTHDPMLPLHLFRRHAFSATSLIGVLLNFAFYGLIFVFSLFFQQVWDYSPITAGLAFLPMTAAIMIANLSCGPLVKKYGARSVLITGNLLAAVGYLATIPVVGSDAYVRMAVQFVVAGFGIGLVVPSMTNAMLGSVDPANAGIASGVLNASRQLGGLIGVAVMGLLVGQASSGHFLTGLRASLIAAVVALAVSAGLSTFGPRKPRPVAAPVDLQPAEAH from the coding sequence GTGCCCCAGACCTCATCGCACAAGACCAGGCCAGGACTGACGCTGTTCGCCGCGTGCCTCGGTTTCGTCGTCGTCATCCTCGACGTCAGCGTCGTGAACGTCGCCACCAAGGCCCTCGGCACCGAGTTCGGCGGCAGCCTCTCGGGCCTGGAGTGGGTGATCAACGGCTACACCCTCACCTTCGCGGCCTTCCTGCTGACCGCCGGCGCCATGGGTGACCGCTACGACCCCAAGCAGATCTTCATGTGGGGCTTCGCGCTCTTCGCCGTCACCTCGCTGATCTGCGGCGCCGCCCCCACGCTGGTCGCGCTGATCGCCGCCCGGGTCCTCCAGGGCGTGGGCGCGGCGATGATCGTGCCGTCGTCGCTGTCGATCGTGAACACCAACTTCCCCGACCCCCACGAGCGCACCCGCGCGGTGAGCCTGTGGGCGGCGGCGGGCGGTCTCGCGCTGGCCCTCGGCCCGGTGGTCGGCGGTCTGCTGGTGGACGCGCTGGGCTGGCGCTCGATCTTCTTCGTCAACGTCCCGATCGCGGCGCTCGGCATCGTCCTGGTCCGGGCCTACGCCCGCCCGGCGCCCGCCCGTGACGTCTCCGTGGCCCGCTCGCTGGACCTGCCGGGCCAGCTGCTCGCCGTCGTCGGCCTGGGCGCGCTGACCGGCGCGATCGTGGAGGCCAACGCGCGGGGCTGGACCTCGGCCACCGTGCTGACCTGCCTGGTCGTCTTCGTGCTCGCGCTGGCCGGCTTCTTCGCCGCCGAGCGCCGTACGCACGACCCGATGCTGCCGCTACACCTCTTCCGCCGGCACGCGTTCTCGGCGACCTCGCTCATCGGCGTGCTGCTCAACTTCGCCTTCTACGGCCTGATCTTCGTCTTCAGCCTCTTCTTCCAGCAGGTCTGGGACTACTCGCCGATCACCGCGGGCCTGGCGTTCCTGCCGATGACGGCCGCCATCATGATCGCCAACCTGTCCTGCGGCCCGCTGGTCAAGAAGTACGGCGCCCGCTCGGTGCTGATCACCGGCAACCTCCTGGCCGCCGTCGGCTACCTGGCCACGATCCCGGTCGTCGGCTCGGACGCGTACGTGCGGATGGCGGTGCAGTTCGTGGTCGCCGGTTTCGGCATCGGACTCGTGGTGCCGTCCATGACCAACGCCATGCTCGGCTCGGTGGACCCCGCCAACGCGGGCATCGCCTCCGGAGTCCTCAACGCCTCACGGCAGTTGGGCGGGCTCATCGGCGTCGCCGTGATGGGGCTGCTCGTGGGCCAGGCGTCCTCCGGGCACTTCCTGACCGGGCTGCGGGCGTCCCTGATCGCCGCGGTGGTCGCGCTCGCGGTCAGCGCCGGCCTGAGCACGTTCGGCCCGCGCAAGCCCCGGCCGGTGGCCGCACCTGTCGACCTGCAGCCGGCCGAGGCCCACTGA
- a CDS encoding inositol monophosphatase family protein, producing MIDDTGTIEEFLAHHSADVEEAIRKAAATEILPRFRRLAEHEVDQKSGPHDLVTDADRLAERRLTEELSALLPGSVVVGEEAVHANPSSYDAVRGDAPVWIIDPVDGTRQFVHGNDGFCTLVALAHRGTVLASWTYAPVRDQFATAVRGKGAFLDGERLFAGPPEPGRDLKVAVSHPDYTTEDQKRALRALWTDGVAPRSCGSAGLEYLAIARGETDAVAFSWEAAWDHAAGLLLVEEAGGAHLTLTGEPFRITGGNALPFTAARDATTARRVGELLRTG from the coding sequence ATGATCGACGACACCGGAACCATCGAGGAGTTTCTCGCCCACCACTCCGCCGACGTGGAGGAGGCGATCCGCAAGGCCGCGGCCACCGAGATCCTGCCCCGCTTCCGCCGCCTGGCCGAGCACGAGGTGGACCAGAAGAGCGGGCCGCACGACCTGGTGACCGACGCCGACCGGCTGGCCGAGCGGCGCCTCACCGAGGAGCTGAGCGCCCTGCTGCCCGGCTCGGTCGTGGTCGGCGAGGAGGCGGTGCACGCGAACCCGTCGTCGTACGACGCCGTCCGGGGCGACGCACCGGTGTGGATCATCGACCCGGTGGACGGCACCCGCCAGTTCGTGCACGGCAACGACGGCTTCTGCACCCTGGTCGCGCTCGCCCACCGGGGCACCGTGCTGGCCTCCTGGACGTACGCGCCGGTCCGGGACCAGTTCGCCACGGCCGTGCGCGGCAAGGGCGCGTTCCTGGACGGGGAGCGCCTCTTCGCCGGGCCGCCCGAGCCGGGCCGGGACCTCAAGGTCGCCGTCTCGCACCCGGACTACACCACCGAGGACCAGAAGCGCGCGCTGCGGGCCCTGTGGACCGACGGGGTCGCCCCGCGCTCCTGCGGCTCGGCGGGTCTGGAGTACCTGGCGATCGCTCGGGGCGAGACCGACGCCGTGGCGTTCTCCTGGGAGGCCGCCTGGGACCACGCGGCGGGCCTGCTGCTGGTGGAGGAGGCGGGCGGCGCCCACCTCACGCTCACCGGAGAGCCGTTCCGGATAACCGGGGGCAACGCGCTGCCGTTCACCGCCGCCCGCGACGCCACCACGGCCCGCCGGGTGGGGGAGCTGCTGCGCACGGGGTGA
- a CDS encoding ArsR/SmtB family transcription factor, translating into MAAQTPRRQDAASHRTPPAHTPPEDVALETALLALADPVRQTLVRELAEAGDWERACGTFDVPVTKATLSRHFTVLREAGLLEQRDAGPRRLNRLRKPEFDARFPGLLDLVLGQGSAAQRA; encoded by the coding sequence ATGGCGGCACAGACCCCTCGGCGGCAGGACGCGGCGAGCCACCGCACCCCGCCGGCCCACACGCCCCCGGAGGATGTCGCGCTGGAGACGGCCCTGCTCGCCCTCGCCGACCCCGTACGTCAGACATTGGTGAGGGAGTTGGCCGAGGCGGGGGACTGGGAGCGGGCCTGCGGCACCTTCGACGTACCGGTCACCAAGGCGACGCTGAGCCGTCACTTCACCGTGCTGCGCGAGGCCGGCCTCCTGGAGCAGCGGGATGCCGGGCCCAGGCGCCTCAACCGGCTCCGCAAGCCGGAGTTCGACGCCCGGTTCCCCGGCCTGCTGGATCTGGTGCTCGGGCAGGGAAGTGCCGCTCAGCGCGCCTGA
- a CDS encoding DUF4365 domain-containing protein: MTVIPSGRRMEQAAVNALRTLLHTVQVKGDVSWRRSYGYAVPVRRHSETWANGNVPVFCVVFDPETERLYWANATKQLRVGGQKGRRPRTIRLSGTIEGGTLS, from the coding sequence ATGACGGTAATTCCGAGTGGGCGGCGGATGGAACAGGCGGCGGTTAACGCTCTGCGCACTCTCCTGCACACGGTTCAGGTGAAGGGTGACGTCTCATGGAGACGGTCGTACGGCTACGCAGTGCCCGTGCGTCGGCACTCCGAAACTTGGGCAAACGGCAACGTACCCGTGTTCTGTGTCGTTTTCGATCCAGAAACAGAGAGGTTGTACTGGGCGAACGCTACGAAGCAACTCCGTGTTGGAGGTCAGAAGGGCCGCCGGCCCCGCACCATCAGGTTGTCCGGGACAATCGAGGGCGGAACGCTGTCCTGA